Proteins from one Catenuloplanes atrovinosus genomic window:
- a CDS encoding sugar phosphate nucleotidyltransferase codes for MHAVILAGGKGVRLRPYTTALPKPLMPIGDSHSILQIVLQQLASCGFTSVTLAINHLGPLIRAFVGDGSEWGLSIDYVEEDKPLNTVGPLFGLKDGLPDEFLVMNGDVLTDLDYGHLLRTHADSGAALTVATSERVHRIDFGVLDNADGRITGFREKPSLTYSVSMGVYGMSRKTIMPYPAGVPFGFDQLVLDLLERDEHAAVYPFDGFWLDIGRPEDYDEANRNFAELKPILLRERIDVPPTPEAIISAPEAVTGEPV; via the coding sequence ATGCACGCGGTGATCCTCGCCGGGGGCAAGGGTGTGCGGCTCCGTCCGTACACGACGGCCCTGCCGAAGCCCCTGATGCCCATCGGGGACAGCCACTCGATCCTGCAGATCGTGCTGCAGCAGCTCGCGTCGTGCGGGTTCACCTCGGTGACCCTGGCGATCAACCATCTCGGCCCGCTCATCCGCGCGTTCGTCGGCGACGGCAGCGAGTGGGGTCTGTCCATCGACTACGTGGAGGAGGACAAGCCGCTCAACACCGTGGGGCCGCTGTTCGGGCTGAAGGACGGCCTGCCGGACGAGTTCCTGGTGATGAACGGCGACGTGCTGACCGACCTCGACTACGGCCACCTGCTGCGCACGCACGCGGACTCCGGCGCGGCGCTGACCGTGGCCACGTCCGAGCGGGTGCACCGGATCGACTTCGGCGTGCTGGACAACGCGGACGGGCGGATCACCGGGTTCCGGGAGAAGCCGTCGCTGACGTACTCGGTCAGCATGGGGGTGTACGGCATGTCCCGCAAGACGATCATGCCGTACCCGGCCGGCGTGCCGTTCGGCTTCGACCAGCTCGTGCTGGACCTGCTGGAGCGCGACGAGCACGCGGCGGTCTACCCGTTCGACGGCTTCTGGCTGGACATCGGCCGGCCCGAGGACTACGACGAGGCCAACCGCAACTTCGCCGAGCTCAAGCCGATCCTGCTGCGCGAGCGGATCGACGTGCCACCGACACCGGAGGCGATCATCTCGGCGCCCGAGGCCGTCACCGGGGAGCCGGTGTGA
- a CDS encoding nucleotide sugar dehydrogenase: MPSKIGVVGLGYVGLTLTAALAEKGFTVYGADVSPAILDSLSRGRPHIFEPGIDDIFANRIGKDIFVSTELPADVEVAVISVSTPVDDITRRPNLANLAAAARAVAAACRPGTLVVVRSTVPVGTSRNVVLPELQAAWGDDVKLVMAPERTIQGQALRELVELPQVIGGLDEASLAAGVEFFSGLAQTIQTVSGLETAELVKLTNNCHTDLIYSFGNEIALIAERHGLDPLEVIRATNVDYPRPDIAKPGYVGGGCLSKDPYILIDSAGDRPPFLVGKARELNEYLPIHVGETIVKMLKEARGRSLGARLAVLGWAYKGWPATDDMRGTPIATMMRVFSAAGITVIGHDPLVSDDVIRQYGGEPVSLDKAFTDADAVLIINDHPDYRAIRIPDILGGAKPAFIYDSWRVLDEAAVRAAGIRYAGLGYLPAVETAAVAA, translated from the coding sequence ATGCCAAGCAAGATCGGGGTCGTGGGCCTCGGCTACGTGGGCCTGACGCTCACCGCCGCCCTCGCCGAGAAGGGCTTCACCGTGTACGGCGCGGACGTGTCGCCGGCGATCCTGGACTCGCTGTCCCGCGGCCGGCCGCACATCTTCGAGCCGGGCATCGACGACATCTTCGCGAACCGGATCGGCAAGGACATCTTCGTCTCCACCGAGCTGCCCGCTGACGTCGAGGTCGCGGTGATCAGCGTGTCCACGCCGGTGGACGACATCACCCGCCGCCCGAACCTGGCCAACCTGGCCGCGGCCGCCCGCGCGGTCGCCGCCGCCTGCCGCCCGGGCACGCTGGTCGTGGTGCGCAGCACCGTGCCGGTCGGCACCTCGCGGAACGTGGTGCTGCCGGAACTGCAGGCCGCGTGGGGCGACGACGTCAAGCTGGTGATGGCGCCGGAGCGCACCATCCAGGGCCAGGCGCTGCGCGAACTGGTCGAGCTGCCGCAGGTGATCGGCGGCCTGGACGAGGCCTCGCTGGCCGCCGGGGTCGAGTTCTTCTCCGGCCTGGCGCAGACCATCCAGACCGTGTCCGGGCTGGAGACGGCGGAGCTGGTCAAGCTGACCAACAACTGCCACACCGACCTGATCTACTCGTTCGGCAACGAGATCGCGCTGATCGCAGAGCGGCACGGGCTGGACCCGCTGGAGGTCATCCGGGCCACCAATGTGGACTATCCGCGGCCGGACATCGCCAAGCCGGGGTACGTGGGCGGCGGCTGCCTGTCCAAGGACCCGTACATCCTGATCGACTCCGCCGGTGACCGGCCGCCGTTCCTGGTCGGCAAGGCGCGCGAGCTGAACGAGTACCTGCCGATCCACGTCGGCGAGACGATCGTGAAGATGCTCAAGGAGGCGCGCGGGCGCAGCCTCGGCGCGCGGCTGGCGGTGCTGGGCTGGGCGTACAAGGGCTGGCCGGCCACGGACGACATGCGCGGCACGCCGATCGCCACCATGATGCGCGTGTTCTCGGCCGCGGGCATCACCGTGATCGGGCACGACCCGCTGGTCAGCGACGACGTCATCCGGCAGTACGGCGGCGAGCCGGTGTCGCTGGACAAGGCGTTCACCGACGCGGACGCCGTGCTGATCATCAACGACCACCCGGACTACCGGGCGATCCGGATCCCGGACATCCTCGGCGGTGCGAAGCCGGCGTTCATCTACGACTCGTGGCGGGTGCTGGACGAGGCCGCGGTGCGCGCCGCGGGCATCCGGTACGCGGGCCTGGGCTACCTGCCGGCCGTCGAGACCGCGGCGGTGGCGGCATGA
- a CDS encoding MJ1477/TM1410 family putative glycoside hydrolase, with protein sequence MNKAWWRRRWWIPVTAVALVLLVAGVWGLVAEGPRTTPGPPPVADGSSPASPTPSSASDLGSAPPGSPSVSPPASASASAPPAPGKITTWAYQLQDYPSGGLQQLASGPYELVVIDLARDAHSDFFRKDEIAAVQRTGKRVLSYFEIGSLEDFRPEYPGLRRDAPEMFANEWGDWPGEYFVRYWDPRWWDRVIKARVDQAIAAGFDGVYLDTPLAYEEIDLGAAQGRDRDALGREMTNLIVRISKYAKERRPGFLIVPQNSPELRAHPGYTAAIDGIAMEELFYLATDEPCTEDWCTENLANTRALRDAGKFVLAVDYAVRGDAVSSACRRYRDERFAGTVTVRDLDRPAAICG encoded by the coding sequence GTGAACAAGGCCTGGTGGCGGCGGCGCTGGTGGATCCCGGTCACGGCCGTGGCCCTGGTGCTGCTGGTGGCCGGGGTGTGGGGGCTCGTTGCCGAGGGCCCCCGCACCACCCCGGGCCCTCCCCCGGTGGCGGACGGCTCGTCCCCGGCGTCCCCGACCCCGTCGTCCGCGTCCGACCTCGGCTCGGCGCCGCCCGGCTCCCCGTCGGTCTCGCCGCCGGCGTCGGCGTCCGCGTCCGCGCCGCCCGCGCCCGGGAAGATCACCACCTGGGCGTACCAGTTGCAGGACTATCCGTCCGGCGGGCTGCAACAGCTCGCCTCCGGGCCGTACGAGCTGGTGGTCATCGATCTGGCCCGGGACGCGCACAGCGACTTCTTCCGCAAGGACGAGATCGCGGCGGTGCAGCGGACCGGGAAGCGGGTGCTGTCCTACTTCGAGATCGGCAGCCTCGAGGACTTCCGGCCGGAGTACCCGGGGCTGCGCCGGGACGCCCCGGAGATGTTCGCCAACGAGTGGGGCGACTGGCCGGGAGAGTACTTCGTGCGCTACTGGGACCCGCGCTGGTGGGACCGGGTGATCAAGGCCCGCGTCGACCAGGCCATCGCGGCCGGGTTCGACGGCGTCTACCTGGACACGCCGCTGGCGTACGAGGAGATCGACCTCGGCGCCGCGCAGGGCCGGGACCGGGACGCGCTCGGCCGCGAGATGACCAACCTGATCGTGAGGATCAGCAAGTACGCGAAGGAGCGCAGGCCCGGCTTCCTGATCGTTCCGCAGAACTCGCCGGAGCTGCGCGCGCACCCCGGCTACACGGCCGCCATCGACGGGATCGCGATGGAGGAGCTGTTCTACCTGGCCACCGACGAACCGTGCACGGAGGACTGGTGCACGGAGAACCTGGCGAACACCCGGGCGCTGCGCGACGCGGGCAAGTTCGTGCTCGCCGTCGACTACGCGGTCCGCGGGGACGCGGTGTCGTCCGCCTGCCGCCGCTACCGGGACGAGCGCTTCGCCGGCACGGTCACCGTCCGCGATCTCGACCGGCCCGCCGCGATCTGCGGCTGA
- a CDS encoding NAD-dependent epimerase/dehydratase family protein — protein MSVLAGESSAQRRPGRDPRQDGRSGTRALLLGGAGFIGLHLARRLVADGHEVTIVDDFSRGRQDAFLDELRPSIDLISGDLTDPAVWAALPATGWDQIYLLAAVVGVRNVEKDPARVVRVNTLSAMHLLDWVAPGSRVFFASTSEVYAGGVDAGIVPVPTPENIPAQISDVTAPRFAYAVSKLLGEAAFIHTSRARGFDAVVGRFHNVYGPRMGADHVIPEMSLRALNGADPFAVPGADQFRAFCHVDDAVSAILALMAAPAAAGHIVHIGNDREETNIGDLAKLVLRVAGVSAALAPSDAPPGSVRRRCPDLTLLRSLTGYEPTVPLEEGVRTTFAWYREHGWRR, from the coding sequence ATGAGCGTGCTCGCGGGCGAATCATCGGCTCAGCGCCGACCGGGCCGGGACCCGCGGCAGGACGGGCGATCCGGCACGAGGGCGCTGCTGCTCGGCGGTGCCGGCTTCATCGGCCTGCACCTGGCCCGCCGGCTCGTGGCCGACGGGCACGAGGTCACCATCGTGGACGACTTCTCCCGCGGCCGGCAGGACGCCTTCCTGGACGAGCTTCGGCCGTCCATCGACCTGATCTCCGGCGACCTGACCGACCCGGCCGTCTGGGCCGCGCTCCCGGCGACCGGCTGGGACCAGATCTACCTGCTCGCGGCCGTGGTCGGCGTGCGCAACGTGGAGAAGGACCCGGCGCGGGTGGTACGGGTCAACACGCTCTCCGCCATGCACCTGCTCGACTGGGTGGCGCCGGGCTCGCGCGTGTTCTTCGCGTCGACCAGCGAGGTCTACGCCGGTGGCGTGGACGCCGGGATCGTGCCGGTGCCGACGCCGGAGAACATCCCGGCGCAGATCTCCGACGTGACCGCGCCGCGCTTCGCGTACGCGGTGAGCAAGCTGCTCGGCGAGGCCGCGTTCATCCACACGTCGCGGGCGCGTGGATTCGACGCGGTCGTCGGCCGGTTCCACAACGTGTACGGTCCGCGGATGGGCGCGGACCACGTGATCCCGGAGATGTCGCTGCGCGCGCTGAACGGCGCGGACCCGTTCGCGGTGCCGGGCGCGGACCAGTTCCGCGCGTTCTGCCACGTGGACGACGCGGTGTCGGCGATCCTGGCGCTGATGGCCGCGCCGGCCGCCGCCGGCCACATCGTGCACATCGGCAACGACCGCGAGGAGACCAACATCGGTGACCTCGCCAAGCTGGTGCTCCGGGTGGCCGGCGTCTCCGCCGCGCTGGCTCCCTCGGATGCGCCGCCCGGCTCGGTCCGGCGCCGCTGCCCCGACCTGACGCTGCTGCGCTCGCTCACCGGGTACGAGCCGACCGTGCCGCTGGAGGAGGGGGTCAGGACCACGTTCGCGTGGTACCGGGAGCACGGGTGGCGGCGATGA
- a CDS encoding NAD-dependent epimerase/dehydratase family protein, whose protein sequence is MTRVLLFGASGFIGAHVRSALAADPRVAEVLTPGRAEYDLVAGDVDGLAALLRATGPDAIVSCVGALGGTATELLAANTLVASKLLEAAAEAAPRARLVRMGSAGEYGVVEPGRSVREDDPLLPVGAYGVSHVAGTRLFAIADGLDAVSLRVFNPIGPGMSEETLLGRAAARIRAAVSAGEDEIQLGPLGAHRDFVDVRDLAALVGTVVLARDVPSRIYNAGSGRAVTAREAVALLAAQAGWTGTIREAGTGPSRSAAVTWIRADVTRARDELGWTPVRELETTIKDVWNAGERR, encoded by the coding sequence GTGACCAGGGTCCTGCTGTTCGGCGCGTCCGGGTTCATCGGCGCGCACGTGCGGTCCGCGCTCGCGGCGGATCCGCGCGTCGCCGAGGTGCTCACGCCCGGTCGTGCCGAGTACGACCTGGTCGCCGGCGACGTGGACGGGCTGGCCGCGCTGCTGCGCGCGACCGGGCCGGACGCGATCGTCAGCTGCGTGGGCGCGCTCGGCGGCACCGCCACCGAGCTGCTCGCGGCGAACACGCTGGTGGCGTCGAAGCTGCTGGAGGCGGCCGCGGAGGCGGCACCCCGGGCGCGGCTGGTGCGGATGGGCTCGGCCGGCGAGTACGGCGTGGTCGAGCCCGGCCGGTCGGTGCGCGAGGACGACCCACTGCTCCCGGTCGGCGCGTACGGCGTCAGCCACGTCGCCGGCACGCGGCTGTTCGCGATCGCGGACGGGCTGGACGCGGTGTCGCTGCGCGTGTTCAACCCGATCGGGCCCGGCATGAGCGAGGAGACGCTGCTCGGCCGGGCCGCCGCGCGCATCCGGGCGGCCGTGTCCGCCGGGGAGGACGAGATCCAGCTCGGGCCGCTCGGCGCGCACCGCGACTTCGTCGACGTGCGTGACCTGGCCGCGCTGGTCGGCACCGTGGTGCTGGCCCGGGACGTGCCGAGCCGGATCTACAACGCGGGCAGCGGCCGGGCGGTGACCGCGCGCGAGGCGGTCGCGCTGCTCGCGGCGCAGGCCGGCTGGACCGGCACGATCCGCGAGGCCGGGACGGGCCCGTCCCGGTCGGCCGCGGTGACCTGGATCCGGGCGGACGTGACGCGCGCCCGGGACGAGCTGGGCTGGACGCCGGTCCGGGAACTGGAGACGACGATCAAGGACGTCTGGAACGCCGGGGAGCGCCGGTGA
- a CDS encoding FHA domain-containing protein: MTTSTCPKGHDSATLDYCDTCGSPMAAPPPDPEQTQPVPAPPAAPDCPLCGTPQAGRFCEVDGHDFLLAPSGPVPERAAAPPPAEPERETGMEVVVGADRAWFDGVVAQGGEDADGMVFPRFVVERRFALTGERLLIGRRSRSRGVHPDVDLSGPPEDPGVSHTHAMLVHEGGKWSIVDLGSANGTYVNDPASAAIPAETPVPLRPGDRVYVGAWTSLTVREAQ, encoded by the coding sequence ATGACGACGTCGACCTGCCCGAAGGGGCACGACTCCGCGACGCTGGACTACTGCGACACGTGCGGCAGCCCGATGGCCGCGCCGCCGCCGGACCCGGAGCAGACGCAGCCGGTGCCGGCGCCGCCGGCCGCGCCGGACTGCCCGCTGTGCGGTACGCCCCAGGCCGGGCGGTTCTGCGAGGTGGACGGCCATGACTTCCTGCTGGCGCCGTCCGGGCCCGTCCCGGAGCGGGCCGCCGCGCCGCCGCCCGCGGAACCGGAGCGGGAGACCGGGATGGAGGTCGTGGTGGGCGCGGACCGGGCCTGGTTCGACGGCGTCGTGGCGCAGGGCGGCGAGGACGCGGACGGCATGGTGTTCCCCCGGTTCGTCGTGGAGCGCCGGTTCGCGCTGACCGGTGAGCGGCTGCTGATCGGCCGCCGCAGCCGCTCCCGGGGCGTCCACCCGGACGTCGACCTGTCCGGGCCGCCGGAGGACCCGGGCGTCTCACACACGCACGCGATGCTGGTCCACGAGGGCGGGAAGTGGTCCATCGTGGACCTCGGCTCCGCTAACGGGACATACGTCAACGATCCGGCGAGTGCGGCGATCCCGGCTGAAACCCCGGTCCCGCTGCGGCCGGGGGACCGTGTCTACGTTGGAGCGTGGACGTCGCTGACCGTGAGGGAAGCACAATAG
- a CDS encoding Agd3-related carbohydrate-binding protein, with amino-acid sequence MVLTGPTRRRAAARIALAGLTALAVVLGGQTPGSAQLPAAPASPGAQPPSVAGYGQVDTPAVQIPGPLPKRTGSVPHVAPKGGASAKAALVNDQVTLKALIIATNTDDFGVATWKATLDRVGAKYDVLYAATTNITTSTLVAGGVGKYNAILLTNSMLLVPSGANYVSALDSTEWNLLWNYELNFGVRQAALYTSYGTWPENYCLNGVGEGAVGDTPEPVTLTAAGAGVFDYLNASAQIPIQSSYVYRTSLAANCGGQPLLQDANGNVLAVKVAAGGREKIALTFTSNVNIIQSDLLVYGLFEWATKGLFLGERKYHLNVDIDDWFNSADHYHEDGTVEYDPGFRVSGHDTVNLAARQAALRTEHPKAADFTFNLAYNGGDIDPFAGDTCYPDGDETTLTSTTKCLKDSFNWINHTVNHPELNATDYNTSLAEIEQNLTLGTGIGLNVPVSILKTPEYSGLGVYNDDPDNDTGPPTDHGLTGSNQAFLDAAAAAGVTHVHGNMSFASHVPANFNTSIVHPLKNSIKVVPDWPTNIAYHTTTPAEETHFYNSFYGPGGLFPYWPTNRTYQQILEYEAGVIGFQHVATGSIYSHTFHIANVREYGNGNTLVTDWVDTILDRYEATYNVPLLSPSWTGIASYTDARNAHFAALPGATAVYDRAAGTISVSSTTAGTLQVGGVATTVAGATSYGSAVTAPVTVTAGGAPVVVTAAARL; translated from the coding sequence ATGGTCCTCACCGGACCCACGCGCCGCCGTGCCGCGGCACGCATCGCTCTCGCCGGGCTGACCGCGCTCGCGGTCGTGCTCGGCGGCCAGACGCCGGGCAGCGCGCAGCTCCCGGCCGCGCCGGCCTCCCCCGGCGCCCAGCCGCCGTCCGTCGCCGGTTACGGCCAGGTCGACACGCCGGCCGTCCAGATCCCGGGCCCGCTGCCGAAGCGGACCGGCAGCGTGCCGCACGTCGCGCCGAAGGGTGGCGCGTCCGCGAAGGCGGCGCTGGTCAACGACCAGGTCACGCTCAAGGCGCTGATCATCGCGACGAACACGGACGACTTCGGCGTCGCCACCTGGAAGGCCACGCTGGACCGGGTCGGCGCCAAGTACGACGTGCTCTACGCGGCGACCACCAACATCACCACCAGCACGCTGGTGGCCGGCGGGGTCGGCAAGTACAACGCGATCCTGCTGACCAACAGCATGCTGCTGGTCCCGTCCGGCGCGAACTACGTCTCCGCGCTGGACTCCACCGAGTGGAACCTGCTCTGGAACTACGAGCTGAACTTCGGCGTCCGGCAGGCCGCGCTCTACACCAGCTACGGCACCTGGCCGGAGAACTACTGCCTGAACGGCGTCGGCGAGGGCGCGGTCGGCGACACGCCGGAGCCGGTCACGCTGACCGCGGCGGGCGCGGGCGTGTTCGACTACCTGAACGCGTCGGCGCAGATCCCGATCCAGTCGTCGTACGTGTACCGGACGTCGCTGGCCGCGAACTGCGGCGGGCAGCCGCTGCTGCAGGACGCGAACGGCAACGTGCTCGCGGTCAAGGTGGCCGCCGGCGGCCGGGAGAAGATCGCGCTCACGTTCACCTCGAACGTCAACATCATCCAGTCCGACCTGCTGGTCTACGGCCTGTTCGAGTGGGCCACCAAGGGCCTGTTCCTGGGTGAGCGCAAGTACCACCTGAACGTCGACATCGACGACTGGTTCAACAGCGCCGACCACTACCACGAGGACGGCACGGTCGAGTACGACCCCGGCTTCCGGGTCAGCGGCCACGACACGGTCAACCTGGCCGCGCGGCAGGCCGCGCTGCGCACCGAGCACCCGAAGGCCGCCGACTTCACGTTCAACCTGGCCTACAACGGCGGTGACATCGACCCGTTCGCCGGCGACACCTGCTACCCGGACGGCGACGAGACCACGCTGACGTCGACCACGAAGTGCCTGAAGGACAGCTTCAACTGGATCAACCACACGGTGAACCACCCGGAGCTGAACGCGACCGACTACAACACCTCGCTGGCCGAGATCGAGCAGAACCTGACGCTCGGCACCGGCATCGGGCTGAACGTGCCGGTCTCGATCCTGAAGACCCCGGAGTACTCCGGCCTCGGCGTCTACAACGACGACCCGGACAACGACACCGGGCCGCCCACCGACCACGGCCTGACCGGCTCGAACCAGGCGTTCCTGGACGCGGCGGCCGCGGCGGGCGTGACGCACGTGCACGGCAACATGTCGTTCGCCAGCCACGTCCCGGCGAACTTCAACACCAGCATCGTGCACCCGCTGAAGAACTCGATCAAGGTCGTGCCGGACTGGCCGACGAACATCGCCTACCACACCACCACGCCGGCCGAGGAGACGCACTTCTACAACTCCTTCTACGGCCCGGGCGGCCTGTTCCCGTACTGGCCGACGAACCGCACCTACCAGCAGATCCTGGAGTACGAGGCCGGCGTCATCGGCTTCCAGCACGTCGCCACCGGCTCGATCTACTCGCACACGTTCCACATCGCGAACGTGCGTGAGTACGGCAACGGCAACACGCTGGTCACCGACTGGGTCGACACGATCCTGGACAGGTACGAGGCCACGTACAACGTGCCGCTGCTGAGCCCGTCGTGGACCGGCATCGCCTCCTACACCGACGCGCGGAACGCGCACTTCGCGGCGCTGCCCGGCGCCACCGCCGTCTACGACCGGGCCGCCGGGACCATCTCGGTGTCGTCGACCACGGCCGGCACGCTCCAGGTCGGCGGCGTGGCCACCACGGTCGCCGGCGCCACCAGCTACGGCAGCGCGGTCACCGCGCCGGTCACGGTCACGGCGGGCGGCGCCCCGGTCGTGGTCACCGCGGCCGCGCGGCTCTAG
- the pelF gene encoding GT4 family glycosyltransferase PelF gives MRVALVSEGTYPYAMGGVSVWCEQLIRGIPDYRWEVVALTVDGTEKPAFAYPDNLDRVHNIPLWGARPERRRPLSRALVPVRRPGAGFVESYEVFLRALVTPLESTRSEEGAVNRSMFLLALRGMFEYASDGGDLGAALLSNEALDMMLDAWRTLRVDETGPAPTVADALEAAWLISHMMRPLSAPPVKADIVHSSMNGLATLVGMASKWAYGTPIVMSEHGIYLRERYIAYLHDGAPHAVRVLVLSFFRSLAGAAYLISDVLAPHSAYNRRWQLHNGADPDRMWTMYNGVEPDEFPAATGEPDVPTISFMGRVDPLKDLHTLIRAFAIVRKEIPNARLRIFGGTPVANRVYHASCQDLIDELGLGDCAALEGRIGNAVEAYHAGNIVALTSISEGFPYTVVEAMACGRPTVCTNVGGVAEAVADTGIVVAPRDFEAVAEAAITLLKDRERRLRLGAAARARVLEHFTLRRSLEAYRNVYEGLAKPAERTAPPRHLRGQAQGRVLVPEKRTRPGVAPVPKQRARKGMAPVPRRDPGVRPAWPPLPPVPVSPLVDETVETTGTDATTVIPRPAPPDSDRTTLLPRPAAEDTGDTTRLDGEIR, from the coding sequence ATGAGAGTCGCGCTGGTGTCGGAAGGCACCTACCCCTATGCGATGGGTGGCGTCAGCGTCTGGTGCGAGCAACTCATCCGCGGCATCCCGGACTACCGGTGGGAGGTCGTCGCCCTCACGGTCGACGGCACCGAGAAGCCGGCGTTCGCCTACCCGGACAACCTGGACCGGGTGCACAACATCCCGCTGTGGGGGGCGCGGCCGGAGCGCCGCCGCCCCCTGAGCCGGGCGCTCGTGCCGGTCCGGCGGCCCGGGGCCGGGTTCGTCGAGTCGTACGAGGTGTTCCTGCGCGCGCTGGTCACGCCGCTGGAGTCGACCCGCTCCGAGGAGGGCGCGGTCAACCGCAGCATGTTCCTGCTGGCACTGCGCGGCATGTTCGAGTACGCCAGCGACGGCGGCGACCTCGGCGCGGCGCTGCTGTCCAACGAGGCGCTGGACATGATGCTGGACGCCTGGCGCACGCTGCGCGTGGACGAGACCGGGCCGGCGCCCACGGTCGCGGACGCGCTGGAGGCGGCCTGGCTGATCTCGCACATGATGCGCCCGCTGTCCGCTCCCCCGGTCAAGGCCGACATCGTGCACTCCTCGATGAACGGCCTGGCCACGCTGGTCGGGATGGCGTCGAAGTGGGCGTACGGCACGCCGATCGTCATGTCCGAGCACGGCATCTACCTGCGCGAGCGGTACATCGCGTACCTGCACGACGGCGCGCCGCACGCGGTGCGGGTGCTGGTGCTCAGCTTCTTCCGGTCGCTCGCCGGCGCGGCTTACCTGATCTCCGACGTGCTGGCCCCGCACTCCGCCTACAACCGGCGCTGGCAACTGCACAACGGCGCGGACCCGGACCGCATGTGGACCATGTACAACGGCGTCGAGCCGGACGAGTTCCCGGCCGCGACCGGTGAGCCGGACGTGCCGACCATCTCGTTCATGGGCCGGGTCGACCCGCTCAAGGACCTGCACACGCTGATCCGCGCGTTCGCGATCGTCCGCAAGGAGATACCCAACGCCCGGCTGCGCATCTTCGGCGGCACCCCGGTCGCGAACCGGGTCTACCACGCCTCCTGCCAGGACCTGATCGACGAACTGGGGCTCGGCGACTGCGCCGCCCTGGAGGGCCGGATCGGCAACGCGGTGGAGGCCTACCACGCCGGCAACATCGTGGCGCTGACCAGCATCTCCGAGGGCTTCCCGTACACCGTGGTGGAGGCCATGGCATGCGGCCGGCCCACGGTCTGCACCAACGTCGGCGGCGTCGCCGAGGCGGTCGCGGACACCGGCATCGTGGTCGCGCCGCGCGACTTCGAGGCCGTCGCGGAGGCCGCGATCACGCTGCTCAAGGACCGCGAGCGCCGGCTGCGACTGGGCGCCGCGGCCCGCGCGCGGGTGCTGGAGCACTTCACGCTGCGCCGCTCGCTGGAGGCGTACCGCAACGTCTACGAGGGCCTGGCGAAGCCGGCCGAGCGGACCGCTCCCCCACGCCACCTGCGCGGCCAGGCCCAGGGCCGGGTGCTGGTGCCGGAGAAGCGGACCCGGCCGGGCGTCGCGCCGGTGCCGAAGCAGCGCGCCCGAAAAGGCATGGCGCCGGTGCCGCGCCGCGATCCCGGGGTACGGCCGGCCTGGCCCCCGCTGCCGCCGGTGCCGGTGTCGCCGCTGGTCGACGAGACCGTCGAGACCACCGGCACGGACGCGACCACGGTGATCCCGCGCCCCGCGCCGCCGGACTCGGATCGGACCACGCTGCTGCCCCGGCCCGCCGCCGAGGACACCGGCGACACCACCCGGCTGGACGGTGAGATCCGATGA